Proteins from a single region of Bradyrhizobium diazoefficiens:
- the rplA gene encoding 50S ribosomal protein L1 → MAIGKRLNKAREGIDREKLYPLADAIKMVKERAKAKFDETIEVAINLGVDPRHADQMVRGVVTLPNGTGRTLRVGVFARGAKADEAKAAGADVVGAEDLVEKVQNGTIEFDRCIATPDMMPLVGRLGKVLGPRGLMPNPKIGTVTMDVTGAVKGAKGGSVEFRVEKAGILQAGVGKASFSEEKLVENIKALADAVSKAKPAGSKGTYIQRVAVSSSMGPGVKVEPGTILG, encoded by the coding sequence ATGGCAATCGGAAAGCGTTTGAACAAAGCCCGCGAAGGCATTGACCGGGAAAAGCTTTACCCGCTCGCGGACGCCATCAAGATGGTCAAGGAACGCGCCAAGGCGAAGTTCGACGAGACCATCGAGGTCGCGATCAATCTCGGCGTCGATCCTCGCCACGCCGACCAGATGGTCCGCGGCGTCGTGACCCTGCCGAACGGCACCGGCCGTACGCTCCGCGTCGGCGTGTTCGCCCGCGGCGCCAAGGCTGACGAGGCCAAGGCTGCCGGTGCCGACGTCGTCGGCGCCGAGGACCTGGTCGAGAAGGTGCAGAACGGAACGATCGAGTTCGACCGCTGCATCGCTACCCCCGACATGATGCCGCTGGTCGGCCGCCTCGGTAAGGTGCTTGGCCCGCGCGGCTTGATGCCGAACCCGAAGATCGGCACCGTGACCATGGACGTCACCGGCGCGGTGAAGGGCGCCAAGGGTGGCTCGGTCGAGTTCCGCGTCGAGAAGGCCGGCATCCTGCAGGCCGGTGTCGGCAAGGCCTCGTTCTCCGAGGAGAAGCTGGTCGAGAACATCAAGGCTCTCGCCGATGCTGTCTCGAAGGCGAAGCCGGCTGGTTCCAAGGGCACCTACATTCAGCGCGTTGCGGTGTCCTCGAGCATGGGCCCCGGTGTGAAGGTCGAGCCGGGCACCATTCTCGGCTAA